The Shewanella algae DNA segment ATAATTATGGCCCCGAGCATGTTGACCACAAACATGAAGGTAAGCAAAATTCCCATATCCATCTGGAACTTAAGTGCAGAGAAGAACCAGGTGCTCACCCCAATAGCCAAGGTCAGGCCAGTGAAGATGACCGCACTGCCCCGCTCCATCAAGGCTTCGAAATAGGCCTGCTGCACCGCCATACCATCGCGCAGTTTCACGGCCATGGTCGACAGGATATAGATGCCATAGTCCACCCCGATACCCACCCCGAGGGCAATAACCGGCAAGGTGCTCACCGTCAGGCCTATATCCAGCCAGGTCATCAGAGCCTGCGCCAGTGTCGATACCACATACAGAGGCAGAATCACTGCAACCGTGGCTTTCAGTGAGCGGAAGCTTATCAGGCAGAGGATAAACACCGCGCCATAGACATACAGCATCATAGGCAGCTGCGCCTCGGCCACGGCCTCGTTGGTTGCCGCCATCACCCCGACCGGGCCGGAAGCGAGTTTAAAGCTCAGCTTGTCGTCGTCCATTTCGGCGGCCAGCAGCTTCACCTTGTTCACCACCTGCTCTATGGTTTCCGCCTTATGATCCTTAAGAAACAGATAAACAGGCATCACAGAGCAATCGCCGTTCAGCAGGCCTGTGCTGGTAGGAATTTGTGACACCAACTGTGCCAGGCTCGCCGGGCTCCTGGGCAATACCTGCCACTTGGGGCTACCCTCGTTGAAACCGGCATTCACCTGGCGTGCCACCGAGGCGATACTGGCGGTAAACTCAACCCCTGGGGTGTTGCGCGCCAACCATTCGAACCTGTCAATCTTCTCCAGCGCCGAGTGATAGGTACAGGCCTCGGGATAGGCTTCCACTATCACACTCATCACGTCTGTGGTGATAGAGAAATGATCGGTAATAAAGAAGGTGTCCTGGTTATAGCGGGAGTCCTGATGCAGCGCCGGTGCTCCGCCCTGAAGATCGCCGATTTGCATCTTGCCGGCTTGCTGCAACCCGCCCAGATAAAGCAGTGCAGTGGCAGCTACCACCACCGCAGCATATTTTGGGGTTGCAAAACAGGTGAGCTTTTGCCAAAAGGCCGCTGTCTTGGCCTCGGTGCCAGCGTCCGCTTTCGCGGCCTTTATCTGGAAGAAGGAGATCACCAAAGGCAAGAGCACCAGGTTGGTCAGGATGATCACCGCCACCCCAAGCGATGCAGAAATAGCCAGCTCGCGAATAATGCCGATATCGATTGCCAGCAAGGTCATAAACCCTATGGTATCCGACAGCAAGGCGACCCCGCCCGGTACCAAGAGGCTACGAAACGCCGAAGCCGCCGCCACCTTGGTACTCTGACCATCGGCGACCCGCTTGCGGATGGCGTTGATCATCTGTACCCCGTGGCTGACACCTATGGCAAATACCAAAAACGGCACCAGAATCGACATGGGATCCAAGCCAAAGCCCACCACGGTCAAGAGACCAAGCTGCCAGACCACGGCTATCAAGCTGCACACCAAAGGCAGCAGGGTCAACACCATAGAGCGGGAGAAGAGATACACCATCAGGGCCGTGACCAAAATGGCTATCAGGAAAAACAGCAGTACCCCTTTGGCCCCGTCTGCCACATCACCGGCCATCTTGGCAAAGCCTATGATGTGAATCTTGATGCCGTCTTTTTCAAACTGGCCTCTGAGCTGCTCTTCCAGTTGGGCAGCAAACGCCAAAGTGTCCAATGGCTCGCCGGTTTGCGGATCAAAGTCCATCAGCTGCGCCGTCACCATGGCAGCGCTGTAGTCCTCTGCCACCAGACGGCCGACTATGCCGGCCTTTTCGATATTGCCTCTGACCCGCTCAAGCCCGGCTTCTGTCGTGCTGAAATCCGCCGGGATCACCGGCCCTCCGGCAAACCCGTCTTCCACCACTTCGGTAAAACGTGTCGACGGCGAAAACAGGGATTTCACCTGAGAGCGCTCTACCCCGGGAATAAAGAACAGTTGATCATGCACATTCTTCAGGGTGTCGAAAAACGCCGGATTGAAAATATTACCGCTGCTGTCTTCTACCGCCACCATGATGGAGTTGGCGCCGCCAAACTGCTTCTGGTGTTTGAGGTAGGTCTGCATATAGGGGTGATGCAGCGGAATGTTTTTAACAAATGCCGCATCCATTTTCAGCTGACTGGCCTGAAAGCCCAGAAATACCGTGGTCAGCGCAAACAGCAGTATCACTCCGATACGATTGCGAAAGAGAAAACTCTCAATCCCATTGACCAGTCTGTCTAACATAATAATGGCCCTTTATTGTTGTTTTAGTTCGAAAAGCCCTTTGGTTCCGGCTATCCATAACCGGCCCTTGGGGTCAACGGCAACTGCCGATAAGTTTTCCCCTCTGCGCTGGGTCACCAGCTCAGCGTGTAAGTTGTTATCCAAACGAATCACGGCGCCGCCATTGCCGACCAGCAGCAGGCCCCCTTTGACCGGCGCAGCCGCATTGAGGGTCGATTCAAGCGGCATCTTTATCTCCTGCCACTGACTCATATCTTCCGGTGCGCTGAAGGCATGCCCTCGCAGACCAAACACATAGAGCTGTTTATCCTGTTCTATGGCATTGAACAAAGAGCCGTCATAAATAAACTCCAGTCGCTGCCACAAACGGCCGCCATCTTCGGAAATGGCTACCATTCCCAGCTCCCCGACCATAAGCAAGCGCTTATCTTCAAGGGCGATGACCCGATTGAAATGGGGCAGAATAGAGTCAGACTCGGCCTGATAGGCCTCTTCATCCTGCTGTTTGAGATCCGCCAGATAATCGGCGTCATCTTGGCTCAAGAGCTCGGGATGAAATTCTTTCTGCCAGCTTTGGCCACCATCTGTGGTGCGCAGAAATAGACCATAGGCGCCAACGGCTATTCCGTTTTGCGAGTCGGCAAACCAAACATCCAACAAGGGCCGGGCAAGCTCTGGCGAACTGAACTGTTGCAGCCAGGAGAGCCCGCCATCTTGAGTGGCAAGAATGGTGGCATCATGGCCCACGGCCCAGCCATGGTTGGCATCGAGAAAAAATACCTTGGTCAACTGCGCCTGACTCGGTGTCGCCACCTGTTGCCACTGATTGGCATCGGCGCTGAGCCTTAAGATATGACCCCGCTCACCGACCGCCACCATAGTGCTGCCGGCCTGAGCAATATCCAACATCAAAGAGTGAACCGCCAAAGGCTGCAGCTGGCCGGTCAGAGCCCCGGTTGCAGATTGCGTTTCGGCGTGAAGGGGCGAAATCGCGCCCTGGAATGTGAGTATGCCAAGGCCCAGAGCCGCTGCTTGAAGCATGCGATACGACATTACAGACTTCCTTAGGGTTGAAAGGGGCGCACGCGCCCCTGGAATTTCCTACTGGGTGACCTCAGCCACCCATTACAGATGACACAGGCTTAACGTATCCCTTCGCGGCGCAGCGCTGCCGGGGTGAAGTTGGCCTCGGACAACTTGGCATCGAAGTCATACATACGGCCTTCGTTATCCAAACCTATGGCGATATAGCGACGGGACTGCAGATCGTGATACACCTCGAGGGTACTCCAGTGAGTCGGCACCTCGTAGTAGTTCAGGCCATGAGCCATGGCAACCCGATACAGTTCGTCACGGTTGTCGTACAGATCGGCGATTGATACCTGCCAGGAATCCTCATCCAGATAGAAAACCCGGGTCTTGTAGATGTGGCGCATTCCCTCTTTCAAGCTGGCCTTGACCACCCAGACTCTGTGCTTTTCATAACGCACATAGTCAGGGTTCAGGTGACCTGGCTTGAGCAACTCACTGTACTTGACCTTATCCGAGTGCAGACGGTAGTCGTTATAAGGAATGAAGATCTCTTTCTTGCCAAGCAGTTCCCAGTTGTAACGGGAAGGCGAACCGTTGAACATATCGAAATCATCCGTGGTGCGCAGGCCATCGGAAACCGTACCTGGTGTGTCGAAGGCCACGTTGGGCGCCTTTCTCACCCGGCGCTGCCCTGTGTTGTAAGTCCAGGCCTGGCGGGGTTCCTTTTCCTGATCCATGGTTTCCTTCACCAATAGCGCGGTACCGGCAAGACGCGCCGGCTGGGTAACTACCTGTTTGAATTCAAACAAGATATTGTTCTTTTTCAACTCTTCGAGACTGGCATCCGGGCGTGAATATTCGAAGCGTATCTCTTCGGCCATTTCCACCAGAGTATAATCACCGCTGGCGGTAGGCGCGGCTTGGCTACGCTCGGTTTCAATATCAATACCGCGGAATCTGAGGATATGGTTCCAGATGGCTTCAAGGCCATTGGCCGGCTCAGGGAAAGGAATACCTATGGAAGCGCCATCGACACCATTGCCCTCGGCTACCAGAGTTGCACGGGTAGCATTGGCCTTGGTGGCATCATAGACAAACTGAGGCACAGAAGCGGTACGCCGGGTCTGGTAGATGTTCATCTTAAAGCTGTCGGGATAGGTTTCGAACATCTTCAGCTGGCCAGGCGTCAAAAACTCCTTGTATTGATCCTTGTTGGCCGCGGTAACCGTCGCCAGCGGCTTGTCATCCGGGAAAGGATCGGGATGGTGCATGCCCTTTTGATAGCCCGCTGGAGGTGTGGTAATACCGCCGTCCCAAGCCGGAATACTGCCATCGGCATTGGGGCCCTTCTCAGCCCCGAGTGGAGTTAGACTGGTACCCAATTTTGCCGCATCGGCCTCGGAAATCTTGGCTTCTACAGCTGTGGTGGCCCCCAAAGCCAGGATCACAGCAGCAGACAATATAGCTATAGTTCTCATTTTATTGTCCTTATCAGATCGAAAACTTAACGTTGAAAGACACATAATCGCGATCGGCCATCGCGTTGGTTGTGCCTACCCCACCGAAGAAACTGTTATAGGAAAGATCCGCGCCCCAGCGGCTCTGGTAGTCAAAACTGAGTCCCAGTGCCACGGACTTGCGACCTTCGGTAAACAGGAACATAGGATCCGGGGTGATACCCTCAACGTCATGGGAGAAAATCACTCTAGGTGACATATTGATGCCGGAGAACACGTTGTTGAAATCGGCCTTGGCGACAATCCGGTAACCCCAGGCGAAATCTGTCGGGAACGGATTGGTTTCAGGGCCATTGTGCAACGCCTCTATGATGCCAGGCATATCCGGATTGCCGCCGCTGCGACCTGTGCCTGGACCATTGAGCCTGAGTTCATCGAAACCCGGCATATCGTGGATCCATACCCCACCGACTTCGGCGAGCATGGTCAGGTTATCGGTACCCAAGGTGGGACCGAACAAGTGGGTAAAGGTCATCTGCGCTTGAGTGGTATCGAGACGAATATAACCTTCGGCGTATTCACCTGGACCGACATCCTTCACATAGGAAGTGTACTGGGACAAACCATCAAGATCCGGCCTCAGCCCTGCGTTGGCAAGCTGTTGTGGCATAGCGGCAAATAGCAGTTCCACATCATCAATCTGCAGTGGCTCATCCTGGCGGTGTGCGATTTCACCGGCTACAGAGGTGTCGCCAAGCAAGGTGTTGAAGCTAAAGCCATAGAGCTTGATATCTTCAGGATAAACCACCTGGGCCTTGGAGAAGCTGTCCAGGCTCAGCAGCACTTCACGGTTAATATTGCCGGCGTTTTGCCCAAGCACCGCCATATCAGACAGCAGCGCGCCTGTACTGAAGTCCGCCGTGGTACCACTGATGAGTGGGCGACGGCTATGGTAGTTCATGTAGTACAAGCCAAACTCGGTTTCACCCAGCTCCGGAGCGTAATAACCCAGTTTGATACCGTACTGACCGGAATCGCTGGGAGCGGCTTCATCTTCCACCAATGTCACCTTGGTGGGATACGCCAGTGCCATCTGCACCAACTGCTCGGTCGGAATATTCTGTCCGGAGGCTATCATGTTGGACAGACGGTTATATTCCTGGGTCAGGAAGTCGAGATTGATATCCGGGTTGGCGTTGAAGCCTAGCTGTGCGTTTTGGTTGTAGCCACCGTAACCGACAAAGTCGTTGGTGCCGAAAATCGACCCGGGAGTCGGAACCCAGATAGGCTCCCAGTCATACTGATAGAAAGCTTCCAGCGAGAGGTTTTCGGTCACCCCAAAAGAGGCCCACACCATACCCTGCGGTCTGAAGGCTTCCTTCAATTCGGCGCCCGGAGCGTTGAGTATGTTCAAATCAACCGGGTTGATCACCGCAATACCATGGGAAATCAGCGTGCTTTCCCCCCATGACACCACCTGATTACCCACACGGATAGTCAGCGGGTTGGCACCATCGTTGAAATCAAAGTTGGCATAGACGAAGGCATCCAGCAGACGGATATCCTTACACTGCACTTCCTCGGCGCGC contains these protein-coding regions:
- a CDS encoding DUF1302 domain-containing protein, which produces MKTVINRFNKSALALRVASALSLGMIPSVEAVSFKWGDVDGSFDSTWTLGASWRVEGRDWDGQIGKVNHPRFDWSGYSAFTDTKYTAAEIWAQPGSYSSNNDLSNLLYSRGDTTSEIFKGLHELSLKYENFGIFARGMYFYDRKLNDRIYDFNDPLTGNRYDPCADKRAEEVQCKDIRLLDAFVYANFDFNDGANPLTIRVGNQVVSWGESTLISHGIAVINPVDLNILNAPGAELKEAFRPQGMVWASFGVTENLSLEAFYQYDWEPIWVPTPGSIFGTNDFVGYGGYNQNAQLGFNANPDINLDFLTQEYNRLSNMIASGQNIPTEQLVQMALAYPTKVTLVEDEAAPSDSGQYGIKLGYYAPELGETEFGLYYMNYHSRRPLISGTTADFSTGALLSDMAVLGQNAGNINREVLLSLDSFSKAQVVYPEDIKLYGFSFNTLLGDTSVAGEIAHRQDEPLQIDDVELLFAAMPQQLANAGLRPDLDGLSQYTSYVKDVGPGEYAEGYIRLDTTQAQMTFTHLFGPTLGTDNLTMLAEVGGVWIHDMPGFDELRLNGPGTGRSGGNPDMPGIIEALHNGPETNPFPTDFAWGYRIVAKADFNNVFSGINMSPRVIFSHDVEGITPDPMFLFTEGRKSVALGLSFDYQSRWGADLSYNSFFGGVGTTNAMADRDYVSFNVKFSI
- a CDS encoding efflux RND transporter permease subunit — encoded protein: MLDRLVNGIESFLFRNRIGVILLFALTTVFLGFQASQLKMDAAFVKNIPLHHPYMQTYLKHQKQFGGANSIMVAVEDSSGNIFNPAFFDTLKNVHDQLFFIPGVERSQVKSLFSPSTRFTEVVEDGFAGGPVIPADFSTTEAGLERVRGNIEKAGIVGRLVAEDYSAAMVTAQLMDFDPQTGEPLDTLAFAAQLEEQLRGQFEKDGIKIHIIGFAKMAGDVADGAKGVLLFFLIAILVTALMVYLFSRSMVLTLLPLVCSLIAVVWQLGLLTVVGFGLDPMSILVPFLVFAIGVSHGVQMINAIRKRVADGQSTKVAAASAFRSLLVPGGVALLSDTIGFMTLLAIDIGIIRELAISASLGVAVIILTNLVLLPLVISFFQIKAAKADAGTEAKTAAFWQKLTCFATPKYAAVVVAATALLYLGGLQQAGKMQIGDLQGGAPALHQDSRYNQDTFFITDHFSITTDVMSVIVEAYPEACTYHSALEKIDRFEWLARNTPGVEFTASIASVARQVNAGFNEGSPKWQVLPRSPASLAQLVSQIPTSTGLLNGDCSVMPVYLFLKDHKAETIEQVVNKVKLLAAEMDDDKLSFKLASGPVGVMAATNEAVAEAQLPMMLYVYGAVFILCLISFRSLKATVAVILPLYVVSTLAQALMTWLDIGLTVSTLPVIALGVGIGVDYGIYILSTMAVKLRDGMAVQQAYFEALMERGSAVIFTGLTLAIGVSTWFFSALKFQMDMGILLTFMFVVNMLGAIIILPALAALFWRKHS
- a CDS encoding DUF1329 domain-containing protein — protein: MRTIAILSAAVILALGATTAVEAKISEADAAKLGTSLTPLGAEKGPNADGSIPAWDGGITTPPAGYQKGMHHPDPFPDDKPLATVTAANKDQYKEFLTPGQLKMFETYPDSFKMNIYQTRRTASVPQFVYDATKANATRATLVAEGNGVDGASIGIPFPEPANGLEAIWNHILRFRGIDIETERSQAAPTASGDYTLVEMAEEIRFEYSRPDASLEELKKNNILFEFKQVVTQPARLAGTALLVKETMDQEKEPRQAWTYNTGQRRVRKAPNVAFDTPGTVSDGLRTTDDFDMFNGSPSRYNWELLGKKEIFIPYNDYRLHSDKVKYSELLKPGHLNPDYVRYEKHRVWVVKASLKEGMRHIYKTRVFYLDEDSWQVSIADLYDNRDELYRVAMAHGLNYYEVPTHWSTLEVYHDLQSRRYIAIGLDNEGRMYDFDAKLSEANFTPAALRREGIR
- a CDS encoding WD40/YVTN/BNR-like repeat-containing protein; this encodes MSYRMLQAAALGLGILTFQGAISPLHAETQSATGALTGQLQPLAVHSLMLDIAQAGSTMVAVGERGHILRLSADANQWQQVATPSQAQLTKVFFLDANHGWAVGHDATILATQDGGLSWLQQFSSPELARPLLDVWFADSQNGIAVGAYGLFLRTTDGGQSWQKEFHPELLSQDDADYLADLKQQDEEAYQAESDSILPHFNRVIALEDKRLLMVGELGMVAISEDGGRLWQRLEFIYDGSLFNAIEQDKQLYVFGLRGHAFSAPEDMSQWQEIKMPLESTLNAAAPVKGGLLLVGNGGAVIRLDNNLHAELVTQRRGENLSAVAVDPKGRLWIAGTKGLFELKQQ